Within the Spirochaetota bacterium genome, the region CCACTTTGATGAAGTACTCCTTATAACCGATAAAATAACCTTTGAGTTAGGGAGCGCTGAAATACAACCAAGCTCATATCCTGAACTGGATAAAATTGCCCAGATATTGAAACAGAAAAAAGTGCGTGTTAGAATTGAAGGGCATACCGACGATATTGGCGAAGCAGCTTTTAACCAGTTACTATCTGAAAAAAGAGCTGAATCAATAAAGAATTATCTTGTTTCAAAAGGGCTTGATCCTGAACGGTTTGAATCCGTAGGATACGGCGAATCAAAACCAATTGCCGACAATAAAACCGAAAAAGGAAGAGCTCAGAACAGGCGAGTTGAGTTCCTCATCATAGAAAAATAATTGTACCGTAAAATTTTTATTTGACAACAACCGCCCTTTCAATAGTGTTGCTATCGGAAGGTTGTCCGAGTGGTCTATGGAGGCGGTCTTGAAAACCGTTGGGTGAAAGCCCCGGGGGTTCGAATCCCTCACCTTCCGCATAAAACGGAGAGATGCCCGAGAGGCCGAAGGGGACGGTTTGCTAAACCGTTGTACTGGAAACGGTACCGAGGGTTCGAATCCCTCTCTCTCCGAATGGAAACGCTAAAAATATGGTGGCAGCACATTAAAAAATACAGCACTATCCTGTATGCAACAATCACCAGGTACTATACACTCGTAAAAACATTTTGTATTGAACATAAGCACCAAATCATTTTATCCGTTGCGTATGTGCCGTATATTGGGTGGTTGTATCCTCTGTATGTTTTTGAAGATGCACAGGTTCAAAAACATGCAAAGCGCGGGCTTGTCTATGCAATGACTGCGGTTGCTATCGCCCTGGCTATCTTTATTATACTTTTTATGATGCCACGACCCTGGCGGTTACTACGTTTTATATTTACAATTCTTTTGTACCTTAATTATTTTGTATATTATGCGATAGTTACTGTGCATGTATACTGTATTTGGAAGAAAAAAGATTTTTCCATACCACAGGTTGAAAATTATCTTGAAAAATTGGAGCAATATATCTAAATTTTAAATATAGCTTTTACATGCGTCCATAGCTCAGTTGGATAGAGCGTCGGACTACGAATCCGAAGGCCAGAGGTTCGAATCCTCTTGGGCGCACAATATAAAAGGGATTGCTTCATCCCGTCATTGCGAGTAACGAAACGATGAAGCAATACTGCTTTTAGTGGTACTAAGATTACATAGCTATGCTCGCAATGATCCTTGCAATTTTGTCATTGCGAGGAACGAAGTGACGAAGCAATCCTTTTTTAAGTTTTGAGAGGTGCCTCTTATTTTTTTAAAAAAATGGGAGGTATCATAGAACACCCCCCCTGTCTTATACAATTATCATATTACATTATTTAAGCAAAATAGTAAATATAATTTACCTCACTTCAAATTAATCACCACAAAATGAAACATGGGTGTTTTTAGACCATTGCAAAATGGTAGATTGTGGCAATTTTATCTATAGCTTAATGCTTACTCCAAAGATATATGAAGTGTATCCTTTGGTGTCGTTGGTTTCACCTGCCATGTTGATAAGGCCACTTAACGTCACGCCTGAAGTAGTTTCTATAATATCAAATCCG harbors:
- a CDS encoding OmpA family protein, translating into HFDEVLLITDKITFELGSAEIQPSSYPELDKIAQILKQKKVRVRIEGHTDDIGEAAFNQLLSEKRAESIKNYLVSKGLDPERFESVGYGESKPIADNKTEKGRAQNRRVEFLIIEK